The Bacillota bacterium nucleotide sequence CTCCAAGCCCGGACCGGCAAGTCCGATCAGCAAGGCAAGGACGAGGTCGACGCCTTCTCCGGCGGCATCCAGGGCCGGGGCGGGGACAGCGACAAGGACGGCTGAACCGGGGTAGGAGGCGGCCGAGCCGGCGTAGAACTCTTCATCGGCCGGCGCGGAGCAAAGCGACCGGCCGATGAACTCGGACGGAGGTCCGCCGTGGCCGCCATCACCCTGCCCCCCCGGTTGCAGTGCATTGCCGATAACGTTCCCCAGGGCAGCGTGGTCGCCGACATCGGCACCGACCATGCCTTTCTACCGATCTATCTTGTTTCGAGCGGCCGCTCGCCGCGGGCCATCGGGGTCGACCCCAAACCCGGTCCGCTGGCGGCGGCCGCTGTCAATGTCGCGGCGGCCGGGGTCGGCGACCGGGTCGAGCTGCGTCGCGGCAGCGGTCTGAGCCCGCTGACCCCAGGCGAGGCCGACGTCGTCGTTCTGGCCGGGCTGGGCGGCGCGTTGACCTGCAAGATCCTCGACCTCGACCCGGCCGTGCGCTGGAGCGTCGAACGGTTCATCCTCCAGCCGATGATCGGGGCCGAAGTCTTGCGCCGCTGGCTCGATGAGAACGGGCTGAAGATCGCCGACGAAGACTTGGTCGAGGATGTGGGGAGGCTCTACGAGGTGATCGTGGCCGAGCCAAGGACGGGAAGCCAGGCGCCTCAGGCCGACGGGCTCGGCCTGAGCCAGGAGGTGCTGGACTTCGTCGGGCCGGTCCTGCTGAAGAAGAGACATCCCTTGTTGAAGCGGCACGTCCAGGCCATGCTGGCCGAGTTCCAGACGGCCCTGGGCCAGTTGACGGCCGGCCGTACGGCGCGGGCGGCCGAGGTCCGCGAGCGCTACGGGCGCATCGCCGACGGCCTGCGCGAGGTCCTGTGCCGTCTCTGAGCGGGCCTTGTCCGACCTCCCGACTCTGGTCAAACGCCCGCCTTTCTGTTAAGCTGAGATGGGCCGTAGGAAGGGCCCGCGGGGAGGAGAAGCCTTGACCAGTGAGGGACGTCCGGCTCGCCCCGTCGTCGTCTACACCGACGGTGGGTCCCGCCACAACCCAGGGCCGGCGGCCATCGGCGTGGCCCTATTCGACCGGGAAGCGCCGGCTCAGCCGCCCGACCCCCATCCCTTCTTTCAAGTCGGGGTCTACATCGGACAGGCCACCAACAACGTCGCCGAATACCTGGCCCTCCTGCGCGGCCTCGAGGAAGCCATCGCCGCCGGGGCCACGGCGATCGAGGTCCGATCGAACAGCGAGTTGCTCATCAAGCAGATGAAGGGCGAGTATCAAGTAAGGAACGAGGGGCTCATACCTCTCCACGGACGGGCCAGGGTCCTCGCCATGAAGCTACCGACCAGGTTCGTCCATGT carries:
- a CDS encoding class I SAM-dependent methyltransferase — its product is MAAITLPPRLQCIADNVPQGSVVADIGTDHAFLPIYLVSSGRSPRAIGVDPKPGPLAAAAVNVAAAGVGDRVELRRGSGLSPLTPGEADVVVLAGLGGALTCKILDLDPAVRWSVERFILQPMIGAEVLRRWLDENGLKIADEDLVEDVGRLYEVIVAEPRTGSQAPQADGLGLSQEVLDFVGPVLLKKRHPLLKRHVQAMLAEFQTALGQLTAGRTARAAEVRERYGRIADGLREVLCRL
- a CDS encoding ribonuclease HI family protein encodes the protein MTSEGRPARPVVVYTDGGSRHNPGPAAIGVALFDREAPAQPPDPHPFFQVGVYIGQATNNVAEYLALLRGLEEAIAAGATAIEVRSNSELLIKQMKGEYQVRNEGLIPLHGRARVLAMKLPTRFVHV